One Polaribacter sp. KT25b DNA segment encodes these proteins:
- a CDS encoding pyridoxal phosphate-dependent aminotransferase family protein: MTKDLFERIKEDKGPLGKWAKQAEGYYVFPKLEGPISNRMSFNGKKVITWSINDYLGLASHPEVLKVDGAAATEHGMAYPMGARMMSGHTKYHEQLEKECAEFVEKDAAYLVNFGYQGMVSAIDALVSKNDIIVYDMDTHACIIDGVRLHAGKRFVYRHNDMESFEKNIKRAKKMAEQTGGGILVISEGVFGMRGEQGRLKEIISFKKEYNFRLLVDDAHGFGTLGKDGKGTGVEQGVQDEIDVYFATFAKSMAGIGAFFAGDKDVIQYLQYNMRSQMFAKSLPMAMVKGALKRLDMLRTMPELKEKLWQNTNALQSGLRNAGFDLGTTQTCITPVYLKGDIPEAMAMVNDLRENHGVFCSIVVYPVIPKGLIILRLIPTTTHTQEDIDLTIKAFSAIRELLENGTYKKIAASMM; the protein is encoded by the coding sequence ATGACGAAAGATTTATTTGAAAGAATAAAAGAAGACAAAGGTCCTTTAGGAAAATGGGCAAAACAAGCCGAAGGATATTATGTGTTTCCTAAACTAGAGGGACCTATTTCTAATAGAATGTCCTTTAACGGTAAAAAAGTAATTACTTGGAGTATTAATGATTATTTAGGCTTAGCTAGTCATCCTGAAGTTTTAAAAGTAGATGGAGCAGCTGCTACAGAGCATGGAATGGCTTATCCAATGGGAGCTAGAATGATGTCTGGACATACAAAATATCATGAACAATTAGAAAAAGAATGTGCAGAATTTGTTGAAAAAGATGCTGCATATTTAGTAAACTTTGGATATCAAGGTATGGTTTCTGCTATTGATGCTTTAGTTTCTAAAAACGATATTATTGTGTATGATATGGATACACATGCTTGTATTATTGATGGTGTAAGATTACATGCTGGTAAACGTTTTGTATATCGTCATAACGATATGGAAAGCTTCGAAAAAAATATAAAGCGTGCCAAAAAAATGGCAGAACAAACAGGTGGAGGAATTTTAGTGATTTCTGAAGGTGTTTTTGGAATGCGTGGAGAACAAGGTCGTTTAAAAGAAATTATTTCGTTTAAAAAAGAATATAATTTTAGATTGTTAGTAGATGATGCTCATGGTTTTGGAACTCTTGGCAAAGATGGAAAAGGAACAGGAGTAGAGCAAGGTGTGCAAGATGAAATAGATGTTTATTTTGCAACTTTTGCAAAATCAATGGCTGGTATTGGTGCTTTCTTTGCTGGTGATAAAGATGTAATTCAATATTTACAATATAATATGCGTTCTCAAATGTTTGCAAAATCATTACCAATGGCAATGGTTAAAGGAGCATTAAAACGTTTAGATATGTTGCGTACAATGCCAGAGTTAAAAGAAAAATTATGGCAAAATACGAATGCTTTACAATCTGGTTTACGTAACGCTGGTTTCGATTTAGGAACTACACAAACTTGTATAACTCCAGTATATTTAAAAGGAGATATTCCAGAAGCGATGGCAATGGTAAATGATTTACGTGAAAACCACGGTGTTTTCTGTTCTATTGTTGTGTATCCTGTAATTCCTAAAGGGTTAATTATTTTACGTTTAATACCAACAACAACACATACACAAGAAGATATAGATTTAACTATTAAAGCCTTTTCTGCAATTAGAGAATTATTAGAAAACGGAACTTATAAAAAGATTGCAGCTTCAATGATGTAA